From Solanum stenotomum isolate F172 chromosome 2, ASM1918654v1, whole genome shotgun sequence:
gagttgtttgttgttaaataaatccaatacaaatcaatataatatttgaaatgtaagttgtttaacatttactaattaaaaaggCAAATATATCACTACATGGAGTTTgtgatatatttataaattcaaaCACCCGCATATGCTTGATATTAAAACATTAAGGGTTTTATTAatcatttgatatttttttaaaaataattgttctcAAATAAATGGCGGTCAAGTGCAATCCAATAATATTAttctaattaggaaaaatatttATCGTGTAATTATGATAATAAGATCTATATCTACCGAGACAAATAATGAAGGGCAAGTGAATCTAgtgtttttcattttcaatacttttcttcaatgcaaaaaaaaaaaaaaacaaaaaagaacatAAATTTCTAGGCTCcccaagttattttaaaatacaatttcctatataaagttgTTGGTGTTAAGAccaaaaatcacaattttactTTCGCAATTTCTTAGTGATCGTTTAGACATGACAACAAGGATCAGCAAGGGTCGTCAAAGGGTTGACATGGTGAAAATGAAGAATGCGAGGAACTTACAAGTTATGTTTTCTAAGCGTCGTGCTGGTCTATTCAAAAAGGCTAGTGAACTTTATACGCTATGTGGTGCTGAAATTGTCATTGTGGTATTTTCCCCGGGCGATAAAGGAGTTTTCTCCTTTGGTCACCCTAGCATGAACACGTTGGTGGAGAGGTTCCTTGGGAGGAACCTCCCTCTACCAAATAACGATGTCCACAATCAACAAATCGTGGCTCATAGAGAAGCTGATATTCGTGAGCTCAATACCAAGCTCATGAACCTCAAGGGGGTTCTCCAGATGGACAAAAATCGCAGAGAATCCCTTCGAGAAATTAGGAAGAGAGCTAATGGTCTATGGTGGGAATCTCCTATGGAAGAACTTAACTTATTCCAACTTCAACACTTGAAGAAGGCATTGGAAACTCTAAAGCAAAAGGTTGAAAAAGAGACACAAATGGTGAATAAAAGGGTTAGTGGATCAACTTCTTCCATAGTTCCCAATTACTAGTGCGCGTGTTATGGAATTGTcgaaagtaaaataaaaacttaagtATTATATTAAGTATCTAGGTTCATTTGTCATTTGAGGTGTTCATCATGAAATGTTCATGAGTTATGATTCGGTCGAAGTCAGTACTGAGTGTTGTGTTCATCAGTTATGATTTAGTCGAAgtaagtaattttaattatatatattatgttctTAATCCATTGTCATATTGATTTTATACTTCGAATTGCATAACATATAATCTCTTCTTTATCAGCATATATCAAGATATTAAAAACTATTGGGAAGCAAAGGTTTTTCTTCAATGCCATGATTTTCTACCTCAAGAggattagatatatatatatagtagcgATCCAATATCCAAATGTCTTATCTCTGACATTTTTCTGATGTATAACTACTAGGATCATCAACCCTGTCCATTTCTCTTTGAAGAATTATGGTCTATAGATTTCTCAATTCTTGCAGAAACATATCTCAAATGTACAAGCTGAGGTATTAAACAAGAGAAATCATATTCAATTAAAAATACGTCTAATACCTTAAGCAACTTTAACTGTAAAACATCTTTTTTGGAATATCTGCTTGCATTGAAATAAAGGTGCGGATTATACCATTGCTATGTCGCTTACAATAATCATGTTTCTCTTCAAGTGTAGAAAGAAGGATCACTTGCCGTTGATCATAAATGGATTTACTTAGGCATAGTTGGCGAAGAAGATCATGAATTTTCAAGTTCTTATCCTTCCATTAGTCCTTCATGTACAAGCCAAAATTAGACTTCTATCCGTTAACTCTTCTAGATACTCCTATGCCACCACTTCTAACCTTTTATTGTTTGTAATCAACTTGGAAACATTAATCTAATTATCTTCAAGAAACCTCCAAGGAAAGAATTGATTGAAATGTTCGGATATAGTACCAAAGAATCAGTTAAGATATTCCTCAACATTTTTCCAATTATCATGTGTTGGGTCCATTTGACCAAGAAGTCTAGCAACGACAACAATCGAATGAGGTAATCCCTGACATTGTAGTACNACTCTTCTAGATACTCCTATGCCACCACTTCTAACCTTTTATTGTTTGTAATCAAGTTGGAAACATTAATCTAATTATCTTCAAGAAAACCTCCAAGGAAAGAATTGATTGAAATGTTCGGATATAGTACCAAAGAATCAGTTAAGATATTCCTCAACATTTTTCCAATTATCATGTGTTGGGTCCATTTGACCAAGAAGTCTAGCAACGACAACAATCGAATGAGGTAATCCCTGACATTGTAGTACAATATGCTTCCCTAGTTCTACAAGTAGAGGaggaaacaaatatttttttgaatgattttttggtgaagttCAAGTTGTCATCAAGACGTATAAAAGTATTTCTATGAGGTGGAAAATCAGGACAGCTGACATAATCAGCAACATACAAGAGCTGAGTAGTTAGTAAAATTCGAGTTCTATTGTCATCATTTAGAAATATTCTTTAGATTTGGTCCCATGCCTCAATACTCCATAAATCATCTTTGACAATTATAAATATCCCACCCTTCAAACCTCTTTACACAATCTTCATTAGTTGATCATCGGTCATTTCTTGATTGCTTCCTGTAATTGTAGAGACAATTTCAAGGAGCATTTGTCTCTCATTGTATTCTTCGAAGATAGTAACCCATGCATGTTTATCAAATTGAGAACAAATATAATCATCATAAACTTTTTTGGTAAGAGTTGTCTTACCTATATTGCACATACAAAAAATTGCTATGACAGCTAAATAGTCTATTTGGGCAGTGAGGTGTTCAAGTATGGCATTGAAGTCATCCTCCATCCCaacaatagtatttttttactaaattgtattttttttttctggtgaGGACTTGTTATGCAGATTTTCTTCCATGCTTGTTAAACTCAATCTATGGCACTTCTTTCCCGAGAGAATCAACATCTTTTTCCACTTTTAGCAATTTTTCCTTGAAGTATTTACAAGCCccttgtcatgacccaaaactTTGTCATACCACTTGggcatgaaattaaagaataagTGAGCTAGCCTTAGTGGGAAGAGTCTACAGTCTTGGAGAGGTTTGAAGAAGACTGTAGAATATTATAGAAGATTACTTGGAAGGCCTAGACTTGTTAGAGAATTCTAGAAAAGTGGCCTATTTGTAAATATGTAGGGGCTTGTATAGAAATTTGTTTTTGCACTTTAGCCCTTAGGTGTGAACTATAAATAGGAGGGCATTAATTTGTAACTCAATCAAGAAAAAGCAAGAAATATTACATGATCGTAACGTGAGATTGAGCTTACAATATCGTGAAAATATCGTAAGTTGTTGAATGCCTCACAGAGAGTTTAGTTGAAGTCTAAGTCCGTGACATCCTTCTCTATATCAGCTAAAACAATGCTTCTTAGGCTTGAATCAACTTTATCTTCTGTTTTGTATATTACATCTCTGATCCTCTTTTATATAACCTTAAGAGTTTCAATATCTTTGGCTTTCTTTGTCGTATCGTCAAGGAAAACTTGCACAGCAAAAAGATTTTGATAGAGAGATTGAACATGTTGtgtacaacttcaacaaaccaaAGACCGGTTAGGTTGAAGAGTTGTTCCAATGTATACATAAGTGAAGAAAGAGAAGGATATTTCTATTTTTGTGTTGGAATAACTAAAAGATAGAATTTGCAGATTTAATCTGTCTTATTTTGTCCAAATCGCTTACTTTTTCATctctaaatttttataattgGCGAACAAAGACATAGGATACTTACCCTTTATCATTTGTTCAGTTAAAAGAGATGATGCATGAGAACACAACCAATTacaaaacaagaaaatctaATTGTTTCACTCAATTAATACAATACTATAGATATGAGATGCACATGTACAACCCAagttcttttctattttatataattgtgAGACAAGGTGTAGTGCACTCATTGAGTTCACCAGCAAGCCCCTGCAGTTTAAAATAATCTTGAATCTGAATTTTGAAAAGTTCGTGTAGAAAATATATGATacattttcattataatttacaaccttaaataaatatatgtggTGAAGTTAAAAGAAAGACACTAAGGATTAGTTTTGTTCGTTGACaaaattatttagtactatatcaaaaaagtatattttgatttttacatTCCATACCCTCCAAGTGAATGACAACTGTTGTAAAGAAAATGAAGTAAAGGAGAAAATGGATTGAAAAATGgagcaaaagagaagaaaaagctATTGTGGTCTTCTTTATTTCTGATGCAACTTGATGCAACTTGAAACTAAGAGACCTGCCTATTAAATAGGCTTACAACGGAACTGAAATACTAAAATTTAGGTACCCACTAATTACTAATTAGCTATTAGTCTGGCACAAAGGAAACTAAGACTTGGTCAAGTATCATTGAATCACTTCTCAACACCCCCCAGACTCAAACATGCAAACTCCAAGTTGACCTCTGAAGAACTCGTGCTTTATTTAGGGAAGTGACTTCGTGAAGATGTCTGCTATTTGCTCGTTTGTAACACAAGACTTCAAAATAATTTCACTAGTAGAGACAAGACCTCAAATATAGTGATAATAAAAAAGTTCAGATGCACCAGTTGGTTTCTTAATAAAATCTGCAACAAGTCTCCTTAACCAAATTGCACGACAAGCTATAAAGGTTGCTACAATATATTCAGCCTATGAAGTTGATAAGGCAACCACTTCCTGCTTTTATGAACTCCATGAAACTGCTATCCAAGATTAAAGGAGAGACCATGTGTTCTCTTTCTATCATAAATGATGCATGCATAATCACTATCAGTAAAGCCAGTTAATGTGAAATTTGTTATCTTAGAATACCAAATTTCATGCTCTGTTGTCCCAGCTAGATATCTCAGTACTCTATTTTTAGCTCCAAGGTGAAGCTTGCTTGGATTGTGCATAAATCTCGATATGACTCTAACAGAGAAAACAATGTATGGTCTTGTATGGGACAAGTAATTCAAACCACCAACCAGACTTCTAAAATAAGTCACATTTTCCATTTCAAAACCATCATCAAGACAAACTTCTCATTAATATTCATCGGCATAGCAGCAACTTTACAATTTACCATAgtaaattttttctaaaaaattgttgcatattttttttgttaaagaaatatGCCTTAAATTTCCTGTTTCACCTCAAGACCAAGAAAATAATGCTACATACCAAAATCAGACATCTCAAATTTTTTATCATCCAGTTCTTAAATTCAGTGACGATAGACTCACTCGAACCCATATATATCATATTGTCAACGTAAATACATACCaccaaaaaaatatcatttttaccTTCTTGTTTTACATAAAGAGTAGGCACATTGTTACTTATTTCAAAACCATTCTCATGGAAATATGAATCAATCTTAAAGTACCATGTCTGTGACGCTTGCTTTAAGACATAGAGTGCCTTTATAAAACTTGTAGACCTTATCTTCTTTGCCATTAACTACAATACTTCAGGCTGTGAGACATAGACCTCCTCTCTCAAATCACCATTTTAAAAGGCAAATTTATCATCGAATTGGTATAGTAGTCAATTAAAATTAGCAGCCAATGCTAAAAAAGTTCTCACAGTTTTAAATAGGGCAATAGGAGAAAACGTTTCTTCAAAGTTAGTACCTTGTTGTTGGGAATAACCCTTTGCAATGAGCCTTGCCTTGTGTTTTGGATGCTGCCATCAACATATACTTTTAAACAGCCATTTGAGCCCAATAACTTTCTTTTCTTCAGGCAAATTTACCAAGACCCATGTCTGATTCTTTTGAATAGACAACGACTCCTCTTCCATAGCTTTGCACCATTTGTCCTCTCTCTTCAGCATCTTCTAAGTAAATATGATTTGAAAGAAGTAAAGCAAAAGTACAGGATGTATTGTCAACATATGttggattttgtttttttatcccTTGTTGATCTTCTTAATGCAGTTGTCTTAGCTGATGGTTCTTTCAATGTTGAAGATGTTGTTGGTGCAATTGATGAGACACTCGATAGACTTGTCAAAACAGGATATGTTCCATACTCTTGATGAACAATATTTTCAGAAGGTagaaatttaatatttgaacTTTCATTTCTTGAATTAAAGTTCCAAGTTGATCCTCATTGAACAGAACATTTTTATTTACCATTTTCTCACTCACTTGATTATATAACTTATAGGCTTCGGATTGTGTTATAAATccaaaaaagatatatttttcacatgtgagaaaatcctttagcaATTCCATTGATGCTAATCTTGAAGCAATCTAGATCATAAAACATTCCTTTACATAAATCAGggacaacttttcatgaaaacatCTTTCATAGATTCAAGCTTCTTTATAAATTCATGTCTTTTAGGATTGATAATCAAGAATAATGTCTGGGTTCATGtgaaataaatagtaaaatatgtaattgatttaaaattcataataagaTTAAAATCATACAATTGAATCAGCACAATTTGAACCTATGAATAATTGAATAAAAACCTAatcaattttggtgaaattgaaCTTGGAGAATTGAGAAGTTCTTGGGGCTCAATGGATGAATGAAACCCATTAATGAAGCCCTACATTCCTTGAGGATCAAAGCCCAAAATAAATGgaggaattggagacttgaagctTGAAACACTAGGTGTTTCTCATTGATCTTAAGAGAATTTGGAGAGGGTAAGTGTGGATAGGATTGGGGATTTGAGTGAATGTGAGAGTTGAGGTAATTATAGGGGTACAATGGTAGTTATAGGACTTAAATTTAGGTCAAAACAACATAGAATAGGTAATAAATTCAAAGGAAAATAGCCAAAAACCCTTAAGAAATAACTGTCGGAGAACCGTACAGTTTGGACTAACGGACCATAGAAATTACTATGGACCATACTGGTAAACCATAGGTCGAGTTACTAGGGCCTAAAATTGGACAGCTTTCTATGACACCCTTCTACGGACCGTCTAAATTCCTACGGTATATATACCTCATCCATATACATCAACTTTAACCTCAAAATCTTTCTAAGTCTGGAACCTTTCTACGGAACCCATTTACGATCAGTTGAACATCCTACGACCCATCTTGTCCATTCCTATGTCAAACTTCAGAAACTTGAATTTCTCAAATATCAACCTCATTCCTATGAGTTCCATCTACGATCCATAGAAACTTCTACGAACTGTAGACTGGTCTCATAGGATTCAACCAGTAGccagaaataagaaaattttcctttccttttgactttccaatttttgaggtgttacaccaTCGACAATGCTTGTCGGTTATATGACTtacaatattcttttttcaaacAAATCATTATTTTCGGTGGAACCAAAGGTATTCGAAAGTACATATTATGTTCGAGAAGTACGTCCTTCTGTTTCTAAGATGGACCCTAAGGCATTGAAGCGTGTTTTCATGGGTTATTCTCGTCTTCAAAAGGTGTAACAATGTTATTCTACTCAACTTTGAAAATATATGatgtcaaataatatgatatttcCAGAGAttacaccattttttttatactcCACCTAAAACCACAAGTGAGGGGGAGGAAGATGAGTGGTTAGTTTATCAGGTTTCTCATGTTGTGGAATCAAGTGGTGTTATTCTTCAATCTCCTAGTGACTCTATGCACATATTCCAACAAGACTGTCAATTTTCCAAGTTTATTCGAGGAGACGAGAGACTGATGATACATACCCTGCACCAACTCATCCTCCAGAAAATCTTAACCTCTCTATTGCTCTTAATAAAGCTACAAGGACTTGCAAATCCACATATactattgctaattttgtttccAATGATCGATTATCTCCTATATCTAGATCTTTGATTGCTTCTCTAGACTTTGTTTCTGTACCCAAAACAGTGAAGGAGACTTTGCATCATCCTTGATGGTCAAATTTGATGCTTAATGAAATATATGCATTAGTTGAAAATCACACATGAGATTTGGTGGATTTACCCAATGTGAAGAAACCAGTAAGATGTAAGTGGGTGTTCACAGTTAAAGTTAAGGCCATGCTTATAACTAAAGGATATGCTCAGACTTACAGGGTGAAATATTCAAACACTTTTTCTCCGGTTGCCAAACTCACTTATGTACTCTTGTTCATTTCTCTAGTTGCTTTTGGGAATTGGCCTTTACATCAGTTGGATATCAAGAATGCATTTCTTCATAGTGATCTTCAAGAGAAAGTGAATATGGAGAAACCATCCATTTTTTTCTCTTGAAGAGTATAGGAAAGTGTGTCATTTGAAAAAGTCTGTGTATTGCTTGAAGTAGAGTCCACAAGCTTGGTTTGGCAAGTTCAGTGAGGTAGTTTAAGAGTTTGGACTGAAAATAGGTAAAATGTGATCACTCTGTCTTTTACCAACAATATGAAGTTGACACTATCCTTTTTGTTGTATATGTAAATGACATTGTCATTAGAGAAGGTGATTCTGAGGGTATCTCTTCCCTTGAGTCTTGCTTGCATGCTCAGCTTCATTCGAATGACTTTTGccagttgaaatatttttgggagtagaagtaaataaaacaaagaaggGAATTCTTGTCCTATCTTAGATAAAGTATACTCTTGACCTACTTGCAGAAACTGGAAAATTGGTAGCCAAACCTTGCACTACTCTAGTAGTTCCCAATGTGCATCTTATGAAAGATGTTTGTGGCCTTTTGATAATCAAAAGAGGTATAAGAGGATAGTTAGGAAGTTAAACTACCTCATAATGACTCATTCAGATATTGCCTTCGCGATGCTGTAAGTCAGTTTATGCTTACACCTACAGTCAAATATTGGGCAACTTTGGAACAGATTCAATGTTACTTGAAAGGAGCTCGTGGACTTGGCATATTGTATAGAAATCGCAACTATACTCGTATTAAGTGTTTTTTAAATGCTGATTGGGTTGGTTCCAAATTAACAAAAGAGCCACTTCATGATATTGTATCTTTATTGGAGGAAACTTGGTAGCATAGAGAGTAAGAAGCAAAGTTTTGTATCTCGATCCAGTGCAGAATTTGACTACAAAGCTATGCCATAGTCTACGTGTAAAATTATGTGGATTTATCATCTTTTAACTGAAATGGGGTTGAAGCATCATACGCCAACAAAATATTAGTGTGATAATCAAGCTGGTCTTTATGTTACCTTGAACTCAGTGTATcatgaaagaactaaacatattgAAGTTAATTGTCACTTTATTGATGAGAAGATTcaagaaaacatgatttctactAGCTATGTGAAGACAAGAGAGCAACTAGCTGATTTTCTTACAAAGGTGGTTAATTGATCTCGAGTCGATTACCTTTGCAACAAGTTGAGCATGATTAATATACATGCACCAACTTGAGTAAGAgtattacaatatatatatagacatcATATTAGTAGTGTGCATAGGCATAATTATAGCTAGTAGATCTGTAGGAATCTCGCATAATTAGCCAGCAGATTGGTAGGAATCCCTTTTTATTCTCTTCCCTAAATAAGCACCTAATGTattgtatttaattatttatatcttGCTTGCCTATTGGAATAAGACATCAActcctattttttattacagCTATTATGGGAAGAGTTAACAAACCATGATTAGACAAGCAACAATAGGCAAAAGAGATGGGGTGATCTTAAATTCCTATTCATCACGACTTCTTCAGCTTTGCCCTTTTTATCTCCATTTTCTAGATTCTTTTGATCTTAAATCCCTATTCATCACGAACTTTTTC
This genomic window contains:
- the LOC125855897 gene encoding agamous-like MADS-box protein AGL62, with the protein product MTTRISKGRQRVDMVKMKNARNLQVMFSKRRAGLFKKASELYTLCGAEIVIVVFSPGDKGVFSFGHPSMNTLVERFLGRNLPLPNNDVHNQQIVAHREADIRELNTKLMNLKGVLQMDKNRRESLREIRKRANGLWWESPMEELNLFQLQHLKKALETLKQKVEKETQMVNKRVSGSTSSIVPNY